The Mixta hanseatica genome includes a region encoding these proteins:
- a CDS encoding type IV secretion protein Rhs: MKRGGLRLMTPGEINLSQQLYGQSIQYNKVWIHHGSFLPFGMQENNTAMTPTGEIWFETNVYLDDYAYSSVDLQHLFMHEMMHVWQKQKGMNVIMRGLFSWAADYNYRLNKKRLDDYSMEQQASIVADYWLLTWHGFNNYPYIIKYQDYDRDEDYNNLVEKYRKILVGFPI, encoded by the coding sequence ATGAAAAGAGGTGGTTTACGCTTAATGACGCCAGGCGAAATTAACTTATCACAACAATTGTATGGTCAGTCAATTCAATATAATAAGGTCTGGATACACCACGGAAGTTTTCTGCCTTTTGGCATGCAAGAAAACAATACGGCAATGACGCCAACAGGTGAGATATGGTTCGAAACTAATGTATACCTGGATGATTATGCTTATAGCTCTGTCGATCTACAACACCTTTTTATGCATGAAATGATGCATGTCTGGCAAAAACAAAAGGGGATGAATGTTATAATGCGTGGCCTGTTCTCATGGGCAGCTGATTATAATTACAGGTTGAACAAAAAACGATTGGACGATTACTCAATGGAACAGCAAGCCTCGATCGTTGCTGATTACTGGTTGCTTACATGGCACGGATTTAACAATTACCCCTATATTATTAAATACCAGGACTATGATCGTGATGAGGACTATAACAATCTTGTTGAAAAATACAGGAAAATATTAGTTGGCTTTCCGATATGA
- the nrdD gene encoding anaerobic ribonucleoside-triphosphate reductase gives MTTTVVKRDGCQVAFDQQRIAEAIRAAARAAQIEDEAYCLAVAQQVSEQITSRERVDIHEIQQAVEDLLMAGRYPQLARQYIEYRHDRDLAREQRGKLSKAIRGLVEQSDPALLHENANKDSKVIPTQRDLLAGIVAKHYAQQYMLPRDVVRAHQRGEIHYHDLDYAPFFPMFNCMLIDLKGMLTNGFKMGNAEIEPPKSIATATAVTAQIIAQVASHIYGGTTINRIDEILAPFVEVSYEKHLAVAREWQIAESERYARERTEKECYDAFQSLEYEVNTLHTANGQTPFVTFGFGLGTSWAARLIQQSILRNRIAGLGKNRKTAVFPKLVFAIREGLNRRPGDANYDIKQLALECASKRMYPDILNYDRVVEVTGSFKTPMGCRSFLGVFEENGEQIHDGRNNLGVISINLPRIGLEARGDETRFWQLLDERLAIAKKALMTRIARLEQTKARVAPILYMEGACGVRLNADDNVAEIFKNGRASISLGYIGLHETINALSGGETHLYDSEALRAKAVAIVTRLREAVDAWKEETGYGFSLYSTPSENLCDRFCRLDAAEFGQVKGVTDKGYYTNSFHLDVEKKVNPYDKLDFEAVYPAIANGGFICYGEYPNLQHNLKALEDVWDYSYNHVPYYGTNTPIDECYECGFTGEFDCTSKGFTCPACGNHDPARVSVTRRVCGYLGSPDARPFNAGKQEEVKRRVKHL, from the coding sequence GTGACAACGACGGTAGTAAAACGAGACGGCTGTCAGGTAGCCTTTGATCAACAGCGCATCGCTGAGGCGATTCGCGCCGCAGCCCGGGCCGCTCAGATTGAAGATGAGGCATACTGCTTAGCGGTCGCCCAACAGGTTAGCGAACAAATAACCAGCCGCGAACGCGTCGATATTCATGAGATTCAGCAGGCCGTAGAAGACTTACTGATGGCGGGCCGCTATCCGCAGCTGGCGCGTCAGTATATTGAATATCGCCACGATCGCGACCTGGCGCGTGAGCAACGCGGCAAGCTCAGCAAGGCGATTCGTGGGCTGGTAGAGCAAAGCGATCCCGCCCTGCTGCATGAGAACGCCAATAAAGACAGCAAGGTTATCCCAACCCAGCGTGACCTGCTGGCGGGCATCGTAGCCAAACATTATGCCCAGCAGTATATGTTGCCGCGTGATGTGGTACGCGCCCACCAGCGCGGCGAGATCCACTATCACGATCTCGATTACGCGCCCTTCTTCCCTATGTTTAACTGCATGCTGATCGATTTAAAAGGCATGCTCACCAACGGCTTTAAAATGGGCAACGCCGAGATAGAGCCGCCCAAATCGATTGCAACCGCCACGGCGGTGACGGCACAGATTATCGCCCAGGTCGCCAGCCATATTTATGGCGGCACCACCATTAACCGCATCGATGAGATCCTCGCGCCCTTTGTAGAAGTGAGCTATGAAAAACATCTGGCGGTGGCGCGTGAATGGCAGATAGCCGAAAGCGAACGTTACGCTCGTGAACGCACTGAGAAAGAGTGCTACGACGCCTTTCAGTCGCTGGAATATGAGGTAAATACGCTGCACACCGCCAACGGGCAGACGCCGTTCGTCACCTTTGGCTTTGGCCTAGGCACCAGCTGGGCGGCGCGTCTGATCCAGCAATCTATTCTGCGCAACAGGATCGCCGGCCTCGGCAAAAATCGTAAAACCGCCGTGTTCCCTAAACTGGTGTTTGCGATTCGTGAAGGGCTTAATCGTCGTCCGGGCGATGCCAATTACGATATCAAACAGCTGGCGCTGGAGTGCGCCAGCAAGCGCATGTATCCCGATATTCTTAATTACGATCGCGTGGTTGAGGTAACCGGCTCGTTTAAAACCCCGATGGGCTGCCGCAGTTTCCTTGGCGTCTTCGAAGAAAATGGCGAGCAGATCCACGACGGCCGCAACAACCTCGGCGTTATCAGCATCAACCTGCCGCGTATCGGTCTGGAGGCGCGCGGGGACGAAACGCGCTTCTGGCAGCTGCTTGATGAGCGTTTAGCCATTGCGAAGAAAGCGCTGATGACGCGCATCGCCCGCCTGGAACAGACCAAAGCGCGCGTGGCCCCGATCCTGTATATGGAAGGCGCCTGCGGCGTGCGGCTTAACGCTGACGATAACGTGGCGGAGATTTTCAAAAACGGCCGCGCCTCTATTTCCCTCGGCTATATCGGCCTGCACGAGACCATTAACGCCCTGAGCGGCGGCGAGACGCACCTGTATGACAGCGAAGCGCTGCGTGCGAAAGCGGTGGCGATCGTGACGCGTCTGCGTGAAGCGGTCGATGCCTGGAAAGAGGAAACCGGTTACGGCTTCAGCCTCTACAGCACCCCCAGCGAAAACCTCTGCGATCGCTTCTGCCGTCTTGATGCCGCCGAGTTTGGCCAGGTGAAAGGCGTCACCGATAAAGGCTACTACACCAACAGTTTCCACCTGGACGTAGAGAAGAAAGTTAACCCGTACGATAAGCTCGATTTTGAAGCCGTTTATCCGGCTATCGCTAACGGCGGCTTTATCTGTTACGGCGAATACCCTAACCTGCAGCACAACCTGAAAGCGCTGGAAGATGTCTGGGATTACAGCTACAACCATGTCCCCTATTACGGCACCAATACGCCGATTGATGAGTGCTATGAGTGCGGCTTTACCGGCGAGTTTGACTGTACCAGCAAAGGATTCACCTGCCCGGCCTGCGGTAACCACGATCCGGCCAGAGTCTCGGTTACGCGTCGCGTATGCGGCTATCTGGGCAGCCC
- the argF gene encoding ornithine carbamoyltransferase: protein MSQFYQRHFLRLLDFTPAEINALLALAAELKIAKKNGEEVPHLQGKNIALIFEKESTRTRCSFEVAAFDQGARVTYLGPSGSQIGHKESIKDTARVLGRMYDGIQYRGHGQQIVETLADYAGVPVWNGLTDEFHPTQLLADLLTMQEHLPEKSLRSMVLAYTGDARNNMGNSLMEAAALMGIDLRLVAPKSCWPEEQLVKQCREAAKQNGGKITLTEDIAEGVKQADFIYTDVWVSMGEAKERWQERIALLRDYQVNRAMLQLTGNANVKFLHCLPALHDDQTTLGKQMAEQYQLHDGMEVTNEVFESQNSIVFDQAENRLHTIKAVMVATLAKPANLA from the coding sequence ATGAGTCAGTTTTATCAACGCCATTTCCTCAGGCTGCTCGATTTTACCCCCGCTGAAATTAATGCCTTGCTGGCCCTCGCCGCTGAATTAAAAATCGCGAAAAAAAATGGTGAGGAAGTGCCGCACCTGCAGGGAAAAAATATCGCGCTCATCTTCGAAAAAGAGTCGACCCGTACCCGATGCTCTTTCGAAGTTGCCGCGTTTGATCAAGGCGCGCGCGTGACCTATCTGGGCCCCAGCGGCAGTCAGATTGGCCATAAGGAATCGATTAAGGATACCGCGCGCGTGCTGGGCCGTATGTATGACGGTATTCAGTATCGTGGCCACGGTCAGCAGATTGTGGAAACCCTTGCCGACTATGCGGGCGTGCCGGTGTGGAACGGCCTGACCGATGAATTCCACCCAACTCAGCTGCTGGCCGATCTGCTCACTATGCAGGAGCATCTGCCGGAGAAATCGTTACGATCGATGGTGCTGGCCTATACCGGCGATGCACGCAATAACATGGGCAACAGCCTGATGGAAGCCGCAGCGCTGATGGGCATCGACCTGCGGCTGGTCGCACCGAAGAGCTGCTGGCCAGAGGAGCAACTGGTTAAGCAATGCCGCGAGGCGGCGAAGCAGAACGGCGGCAAAATTACCCTGACGGAAGATATTGCCGAAGGCGTGAAACAGGCGGACTTTATCTATACCGATGTTTGGGTATCGATGGGCGAAGCCAAAGAGCGCTGGCAGGAGCGTATCGCTCTGCTGCGTGATTATCAGGTGAATAGAGCGATGCTGCAGCTTACCGGCAACGCCAACGTTAAATTTCTCCACTGCCTGCCCGCGCTGCATGACGATCAAACCACGCTGGGGAAACAGATGGCCGAGCAGTACCAGCTGCATGACGGCATGGAAGTGACCAACGAGGTGTTTGAATCGCAGAACAGCATCGTTTTCGATCAGGCGGAAAACCGGCTGCATACCATTAAAGCGGTGATGGTCGCCACGCTGGCGAAACCCGCTAATTTAGCGTAA
- a CDS encoding GNAT family N-acetyltransferase, whose translation MNIAPDTSLRVRPICAADNPHIAQVIRTVSAEFGLTADKGYTVSDPNLDRLFELYSEARSAYWVIELEGNIVGGGGIAPLQCSAPDICELQKMYFLPQLRGRGMAYRLALQALDFAREQGFKRCYLETTASLTQAIRLYEKLGFQHIDGPLGCTGHDDCEVRMLKAL comes from the coding sequence ATGAATATCGCTCCAGACACTTCGCTACGCGTTCGCCCTATTTGTGCAGCAGATAATCCGCATATTGCGCAGGTCATTCGTACCGTATCCGCGGAGTTCGGCCTGACCGCTGATAAAGGCTATACCGTTTCCGATCCTAATCTGGACCGACTGTTTGAACTATACAGCGAGGCCAGGAGCGCCTACTGGGTGATTGAGCTGGAAGGTAATATTGTTGGCGGCGGCGGCATCGCGCCGTTGCAGTGCAGCGCGCCGGATATTTGCGAACTGCAAAAGATGTATTTTCTGCCACAGCTGCGCGGCCGGGGCATGGCGTACCGTTTGGCGCTGCAGGCGCTGGATTTCGCCCGCGAACAGGGCTTTAAGCGTTGTTATCTGGAAACCACCGCCAGCCTGACGCAGGCGATTCGTCTGTATGAAAAGCTGGGTTTTCAGCATATTGACGGGCCGCTCGGCTGCACCGGCCATGACGACTGCGAAGTCAGGATGTTAAAGGCGCTGTAA
- the pyrB gene encoding aspartate carbamoyltransferase, with translation MNPLYHKHIISINDLSREELELVLHAAASLKANPQPELLKHKVIASCFFEASTRTRLSFETAIQRLGASVVGFSDSSNTSLGKKGETLADTISVISTYVDAIVMRHPQEGAARLATEFSGAIPVLNAGDGANQHPTQTLLDLFTIQETQSRLSNLNVAMVGDLKYGRTVHSLTQALAKFDGNRFFFIAPEALAMPAYITDMLDEKGIAWSHHASIEEVVPQVDILYMTRVQKERLDPSEYANVKAQFVLRAADLQGARDNMKVLHPLPRVDEIATDVDKTPYAWYFQQAGNGIYARQALLALVLNSDPVL, from the coding sequence ATGAATCCGCTGTATCACAAGCATATTATTTCGATTAACGATCTCAGCCGTGAGGAGCTGGAGCTGGTGTTGCACGCGGCGGCCAGCCTGAAGGCGAATCCGCAGCCGGAGCTGCTAAAGCACAAGGTGATCGCCAGCTGTTTCTTTGAAGCTTCTACGCGCACCCGCCTCTCCTTTGAGACGGCGATTCAGCGTCTGGGCGCGTCGGTGGTGGGGTTTTCCGACAGCAGCAATACCTCGCTGGGTAAAAAGGGCGAAACGCTGGCCGATACCATTTCGGTTATCAGCACCTATGTCGATGCGATTGTGATGCGTCATCCGCAGGAGGGCGCGGCCCGTCTGGCCACCGAATTCTCCGGCGCCATTCCGGTGCTGAACGCAGGCGACGGCGCGAATCAGCATCCCACACAGACGCTGCTTGATCTGTTTACCATCCAGGAAACGCAAAGCCGCCTGAGCAATTTGAACGTGGCGATGGTCGGCGATCTGAAATATGGCCGCACCGTACACTCCCTGACCCAGGCGCTGGCCAAGTTCGACGGCAACCGCTTCTTCTTTATCGCGCCGGAAGCGCTGGCGATGCCCGCCTATATTACCGATATGCTGGATGAGAAAGGCATCGCCTGGAGCCATCACGCCAGTATCGAAGAGGTGGTACCGCAGGTGGATATTCTTTATATGACGCGCGTGCAGAAAGAGCGCCTCGATCCGTCTGAATACGCCAACGTGAAGGCGCAATTTGTGCTGCGCGCCGCCGATTTGCAGGGTGCGCGCGACAATATGAAGGTGCTGCATCCCCTGCCGCGCGTAGATGAGATCGCCACCGATGTGGATAAAACGCCTTACGCCTGGTATTTCCAGCAGGCCGGCAACGGCATTTATGCGCGTCAGGCGCTTCTGGCATTAGTGCTTAACAGCGATCCGGTTCTGTAA
- a CDS encoding putative T6SS immunity periplasmic lipoprotein, with translation MLVSCGSGDKLQFNLPGNAAITLNSICINAQPGEILSYYLLSSSVNQYKKPISTEDNIQRFYPDTCVVSSLEKDGSYTLIYILNQKKYRLEFKVNHQGNIIKTQ, from the coding sequence ATGTTAGTCTCGTGCGGATCGGGTGATAAATTACAATTCAATTTACCTGGCAATGCCGCGATTACTTTAAACTCAATTTGCATTAATGCACAACCAGGTGAAATATTATCTTACTATCTGTTAAGCTCTTCTGTTAATCAGTATAAAAAACCAATTTCAACAGAAGATAACATACAGCGATTTTACCCGGATACGTGTGTTGTTAGCAGTTTGGAAAAGGATGGAAGCTACACATTAATTTATATCCTCAATCAAAAAAAGTACCGGTTAGAATTCAAGGTAAATCATCAAGGGAATATTATAAAGACACAGTAA
- a CDS encoding DUF2645 family protein yields MFALTLFYSSFCFFNIAYLSYFKEEQYIDGDEIKTLCDAYKTFVVDDIRSFTAPLTLLLIAPLLWLCWRKSNVRFIYRCSPCC; encoded by the coding sequence ATGTTCGCCTTAACGTTATTTTATAGCAGCTTCTGCTTTTTCAATATCGCTTATCTCTCTTATTTCAAAGAAGAACAATATATCGATGGCGATGAAATCAAAACACTATGCGATGCTTACAAAACATTTGTTGTTGATGATATTCGCTCATTCACCGCTCCGTTAACGCTTCTGCTCATCGCGCCACTACTCTGGCTTTGCTGGCGTAAAAGCAACGTACGCTTTATTTACCGCTGTTCACCCTGCTGTTAA
- the miaE gene encoding tRNA isopentenyl-2-thiomethyl-A-37 hydroxylase MiaE, whose amino-acid sequence MNYADLLAPIHQFLHCRTPQAWIDEARKPENLSLLLTDHMVCELKAAQTATWLIRKYVADKPSGEAILSWLKPYEAFVHREDHDSGFIEAHKNLSKRIIARNEIPWGDELLDKMMLLIKEELHHFYQVWEIMQARGIAYKKITASRYAKGLLREVITHEPETLVDKLICGAYIEARSCERFASLAPWLDEELAKFYVSLLRSEARHYQDYLALAARIAPFDIAGRVRQIGEAEARLIQEPDSELRFHSGVPA is encoded by the coding sequence ATGAATTACGCCGATCTTCTTGCTCCCATTCACCAGTTTCTTCATTGCCGCACGCCACAGGCGTGGATCGACGAGGCGCGCAAACCGGAAAACCTCTCTCTGTTGCTCACAGACCATATGGTATGTGAACTAAAAGCGGCGCAGACGGCCACCTGGCTGATTCGCAAATATGTTGCCGATAAGCCCAGCGGCGAAGCGATTCTTAGCTGGCTAAAACCTTATGAAGCCTTTGTACATCGTGAAGATCACGACAGCGGGTTTATTGAAGCGCATAAAAATCTGTCGAAGCGCATTATCGCCCGTAACGAGATCCCGTGGGGCGATGAGCTGCTGGATAAGATGATGCTGCTGATTAAAGAAGAGCTGCACCATTTTTATCAGGTATGGGAGATTATGCAGGCGCGCGGCATCGCTTATAAAAAGATCACCGCCAGCCGTTATGCTAAAGGTCTGCTGCGTGAGGTCATTACCCACGAGCCGGAAACGCTGGTGGATAAGCTGATTTGCGGCGCTTACATTGAAGCGCGTTCCTGTGAGCGGTTCGCCAGTCTGGCGCCCTGGCTGGACGAGGAGCTGGCGAAGTTTTACGTCTCGCTGCTGCGTTCCGAGGCGCGTCACTATCAGGATTATCTGGCGCTGGCGGCGCGCATCGCGCCATTTGATATTGCCGGCAGGGTGCGTCAAATCGGCGAGGCCGAAGCGCGATTGATTCAGGAACCGGATAGCGAGCTACGCTTTCACAGCGGCGTCCCGGCGTAG
- a CDS encoding DUF1493 family protein encodes MVTDEAVLSFFREQLPVLGLLPMQSNMLSIDDILQEYTEPEDLLPAIRKYEQVFGVDISSMNIDNYYPWKVSWFFRRWFMKKPIEQTSHPLTVRMFAESAKAGRWLYY; translated from the coding sequence ATGGTAACGGATGAAGCGGTTTTGTCGTTCTTTAGAGAACAGCTTCCTGTACTGGGGTTATTGCCCATGCAAAGTAATATGCTGAGCATCGATGATATTCTTCAGGAATATACCGAACCAGAAGATTTACTGCCGGCAATAAGAAAATATGAACAAGTCTTCGGCGTGGATATCTCATCAATGAATATCGACAACTACTATCCCTGGAAAGTCAGTTGGTTTTTCCGCAGATGGTTTATGAAAAAACCGATAGAACAAACCAGCCACCCCCTTACGGTCAGGATGTTTGCTGAATCTGCAAAAGCAGGTCGATGGCTATATTATTGA
- the rraB gene encoding ribonuclease E inhibitor RraB, with the protein MAYEELLEEQREETRAIIEELLEDGSDPDALYTIEHHLSCDSFEALEKAAVDAFKLGYEVTEPEELELEDGSTVMCVDILSELALNPELIDAQVEQLVNLAGKHNVDYDGWGTYFEDPDAEDEEEGDYIDEDDDGIRH; encoded by the coding sequence ATGGCATATGAAGAATTGCTGGAAGAGCAGCGCGAAGAGACGCGAGCGATTATCGAAGAGCTGCTGGAAGATGGCAGCGATCCTGATGCGCTCTATACCATTGAGCATCATCTTTCCTGTGACAGCTTTGAGGCGCTGGAAAAAGCGGCGGTAGACGCTTTTAAGCTAGGTTATGAAGTGACTGAACCGGAAGAGCTGGAGCTGGAAGATGGCTCAACCGTGATGTGCGTTGATATCCTGAGCGAACTGGCGCTTAACCCTGAACTGATCGATGCGCAGGTTGAGCAGCTGGTTAACCTGGCCGGTAAACATAATGTCGATTATGACGGCTGGGGCACCTACTTCGAAGATCCGGATGCGGAAGATGAAGAAGAGGGTGATTACATTGACGAAGACGATGACGGCATCCGTCATTAA
- the ridA gene encoding 2-iminobutanoate/2-iminopropanoate deaminase produces MSREINTENAPAAIGPYVQGVDLGSMIITSGQIPVDPKTGAVADDIAAQARQSLENVQAIVEAAGLKVGDIVKTTVFVKDLNDFATVNATYEAFFSEHSAPFPARSCVEVARLPKDVKIEIEAIAVRR; encoded by the coding sequence ATGTCACGCGAAATCAACACGGAAAATGCCCCTGCCGCTATCGGTCCCTATGTTCAGGGCGTCGATTTGGGGAGTATGATCATCACATCTGGTCAGATCCCGGTCGATCCTAAAACCGGCGCGGTCGCGGATGACATTGCTGCGCAGGCGCGTCAGTCGCTGGAAAATGTGCAGGCTATCGTAGAAGCGGCCGGCCTGAAGGTAGGCGACATTGTGAAAACCACGGTGTTTGTGAAAGACCTTAACGACTTCGCTACCGTTAACGCCACCTATGAAGCATTTTTCAGCGAGCACAGCGCGCCTTTCCCTGCTCGCTCCTGCGTGGAAGTGGCTCGTCTGCCGAAAGATGTGAAAATTGAAATCGAAGCGATTGCCGTACGTCGCTAG
- the treC gene encoding alpha,alpha-phosphotrehalase yields the protein MNKTPPWWQNGVIYQIYPKSFQDTTGSGTGDLAGVIQRLDYLKQLGVDALWLTPFYISPQVDNGYDVANYTAIDPAYGTMSDFDHLVEQAHKRGLRVILDMVFNHSSTQHHWFHESLNPESPYRDYYIWRDGTPTEPPNNWKSKFGGSAWRWHPESNQYYMHLWAPEQADLNWENDNVRAELKQIVNFWADRGIDGLRLDVVNLVSKHQDFPDDPDGDGLRLYTDGPRIHEYMREMSRDVFRPRELVTVGEMSSATLEHCQQYGSLAGDELSMVFSFDHVEVDFWNGQKWTLTPLDLVAQKKIFTHWQQGMHNRGWNALFWCNHDQPRVVSRWGDDGEYRVQSAKMLAMVLHGMQGTPYIFQGEELGMTNPGFTRIIDYRDIESHNMYAELRAQGRDSENLLAILASKSRDNGRTPMQWDASENAGFTTGTPWIGMSRNYETINAEAAIADPDSIFYTYKQLIQLRKRYLILTWGDYLDLLPSHPYLWCYQRQYEGETLVVMANFSREAQTWHPDASFGSGWEVLMSNYPDPKNEPGEMMLRPWEAVWWYQKKNH from the coding sequence ATGAATAAAACTCCACCATGGTGGCAGAACGGCGTCATTTATCAAATCTATCCCAAGAGCTTTCAGGATACGACCGGTAGTGGCACAGGCGACCTGGCCGGTGTGATTCAGCGTCTGGACTACCTGAAACAGCTGGGTGTCGATGCGCTCTGGCTGACACCTTTTTATATTTCACCGCAGGTTGATAACGGCTACGACGTGGCGAACTACACCGCCATCGATCCCGCTTACGGCACGATGAGCGATTTCGACCATTTGGTCGAGCAGGCGCATAAACGCGGGCTGCGCGTTATCCTTGATATGGTGTTTAACCACTCTTCTACACAGCACCACTGGTTTCATGAGTCGCTGAACCCGGAAAGCCCCTATCGCGATTACTATATCTGGCGCGATGGCACGCCAACCGAACCGCCCAATAACTGGAAATCCAAGTTTGGCGGCTCCGCATGGCGCTGGCACCCAGAGAGTAATCAGTACTATATGCACCTGTGGGCGCCGGAGCAGGCCGACCTGAACTGGGAAAACGACAATGTGCGCGCCGAGCTGAAGCAGATTGTTAACTTCTGGGCCGATCGCGGTATTGATGGGTTGCGCCTTGACGTGGTTAACCTGGTCTCTAAGCATCAGGATTTTCCCGACGATCCTGACGGCGACGGCCTGCGTCTGTATACCGACGGTCCGCGCATTCATGAATATATGCGCGAGATGAGCCGTGACGTGTTTCGCCCGCGCGAGCTGGTGACCGTCGGCGAAATGTCTTCCGCCACGCTGGAGCACTGCCAGCAGTACGGTTCGCTGGCGGGCGATGAGCTGTCGATGGTGTTTAGCTTTGACCATGTCGAGGTGGATTTCTGGAACGGACAGAAGTGGACGCTGACCCCGCTGGATCTGGTGGCGCAGAAGAAAATCTTTACCCACTGGCAGCAGGGTATGCACAATCGCGGCTGGAACGCCCTGTTCTGGTGTAACCACGATCAGCCGCGCGTGGTGTCGCGCTGGGGCGACGATGGTGAATACCGCGTTCAGTCAGCGAAGATGCTGGCGATGGTGCTGCACGGCATGCAGGGCACGCCTTATATTTTCCAGGGTGAAGAGTTGGGCATGACTAACCCCGGCTTTACCCGCATTATCGACTATCGCGATATTGAAAGTCATAACATGTATGCCGAGCTGCGTGCGCAGGGCCGCGACAGCGAAAACCTGCTGGCAATTCTGGCCAGTAAATCGCGTGACAATGGCCGTACGCCGATGCAGTGGGATGCCAGCGAGAACGCCGGCTTTACCACCGGCACCCCGTGGATCGGCATGAGCCGGAATTATGAAACCATCAATGCCGAAGCGGCCATCGCTGACCCGGACTCGATCTTTTACACTTACAAGCAACTTATCCAGCTACGTAAGCGCTATTTGATCCTGACCTGGGGCGATTATCTCGATCTGTTGCCGAGCCATCCTTATCTCTGGTGTTATCAACGTCAGTATGAAGGTGAAACGCTGGTGGTGATGGCGAACTTCAGTCGCGAGGCGCAGACCTGGCATCCTGACGCATCGTTCGGCAGCGGCTGGGAAGTACTGATGAGCAACTATCCGGACCCGAAAAACGAGCCGGGCGAAATGATGCTGCGTCCGTGGGAAGCGGTTTGGTGGTATCAGAAGAAAAATCATTAA
- the pyrI gene encoding aspartate carbamoyltransferase regulatory subunit: MTQDKLQVEAIKRGTVIDHIPAQVGFKLLTLFRLTETDQRITIGLNLPSGALGRKDLIKIENTFLTDDQINQLAVYAPHATVNRIDDYEVVAKIVPTLPERIDRVLTCPNGNCISRTEPVYSSFAVRKRAENVQLKCKYCEKEFAHQVVLANW, from the coding sequence ATGACGCAAGATAAATTACAGGTTGAGGCGATCAAACGCGGCACGGTGATCGATCATATCCCGGCGCAGGTGGGCTTTAAACTTTTAACGCTGTTCCGCCTGACGGAAACCGATCAGCGCATTACTATCGGGCTAAATCTGCCCTCCGGCGCGCTGGGCCGCAAGGACCTGATTAAAATTGAAAACACTTTTCTCACCGACGATCAGATCAACCAGCTGGCGGTCTATGCCCCGCACGCTACCGTTAACCGTATCGATGATTATGAAGTGGTGGCGAAAATCGTTCCCACGCTGCCGGAGCGCATTGATCGCGTGCTGACCTGCCCGAACGGCAACTGCATCAGCCGCACAGAGCCGGTTTACTCCAGCTTTGCCGTGCGGAAACGCGCGGAAAACGTGCAGCTGAAGTGCAAATACTGCGAAAAAGAATTTGCGCATCAGGTGGTGCTGGCGAACTGGTAA